A window of the Rhizobium viscosum genome harbors these coding sequences:
- a CDS encoding DUF2971 domain-containing protein, with protein MVAIIKAYARPRQLYRYRSLVGDEPEKFRQELDAIVQGHVYCPGYKSMNDPMEGSHRESALLKGSVRRDRTVAEVRQVIDSLGIASFSETMDHEPMWAHYAKNFSGICVEYNVKRLLDNLGNENELVRMTYGEKAPMLYRDRETAENRAKMILSCKSVRWASEREWRLIRPTIGAAPYELRTAVTSVYLGSRISDEHEGIIRAELHPLKIPVRKMEVDTYAIAFEPKKKTTRIKKTK; from the coding sequence ATGGTCGCAATAATCAAAGCTTATGCACGGCCGCGTCAACTTTATCGATATCGATCGCTCGTTGGGGACGAGCCAGAGAAGTTCCGGCAAGAGCTAGACGCGATAGTCCAGGGTCATGTCTATTGCCCAGGCTACAAATCCATGAATGATCCCATGGAGGGCAGCCATCGAGAATCCGCGCTCCTAAAGGGCAGCGTCCGCCGCGATCGAACCGTCGCCGAAGTGCGACAAGTCATCGATTCTCTGGGTATCGCTTCGTTCTCCGAGACGATGGATCATGAACCAATGTGGGCTCACTATGCTAAAAACTTCTCCGGGATTTGTGTCGAGTACAATGTGAAGCGGCTGCTCGACAATCTGGGCAATGAGAACGAACTCGTTCGCATGACCTACGGCGAGAAAGCGCCGATGCTGTACCGAGATCGAGAGACGGCCGAGAACCGTGCCAAGATGATCCTCTCATGCAAATCGGTCAGATGGGCCAGCGAAAGGGAATGGAGATTAATCCGGCCGACGATCGGAGCGGCCCCCTACGAGTTACGGACGGCTGTCACGTCCGTATATTTAGGATCGCGCATATCAGACGAGCATGAGGGTATAATACGAGCGGAGCTCCACCCGCTCAAAATCCCCGTCCGAAAGATGGAAGTGGATACCTACGCAATCGCCTTCGAGCCGAAGAAGAAGACGACCAGAATCAAAAAAACCAAATGA
- a CDS encoding DUF4062 domain-containing protein, whose protein sequence is MTDKRYQIFISSTFTDLQEERRAVQDAVISMGDFPVQMESFPATDETQMAFIKPLIEQSDYYVLIIGGRYGTIDDVGLSFTHQEFRYAVEKEVPVLVMIHGKPENIASGKTEQTDAGRKKLKEFIGEAQHKRIRKDWETLGDLKLAVREALDHAKRAKPRTGWVRGDTIASFTALEELNEVRKENEKFKEALGNLAVDIPLPQIPAISDMTVLNLIPLTLKYRSGETREGSSAKIQGSWISFFPLFFSNLVVQTGDWNGEYYWHIEHEKSCVAIGSSIAGELSWADTTNLFTISRGTLDRLIAYYTEAGLMVSTTDGQRAFTEAAQRVARRHHIVDKAASFSVIEGEISVNTIPAYNPDIEKDIPF, encoded by the coding sequence ATGACTGACAAGCGCTACCAAATTTTCATCAGCAGCACCTTCACAGATCTCCAAGAAGAGCGCCGAGCGGTCCAGGACGCCGTAATTTCTATGGGCGATTTCCCGGTGCAGATGGAGTCGTTCCCAGCGACCGACGAAACGCAGATGGCTTTCATCAAGCCGCTTATTGAGCAGAGCGACTACTACGTGCTTATTATCGGCGGCCGGTACGGAACCATTGATGATGTCGGCCTGAGCTTCACCCATCAAGAATTTCGGTATGCAGTCGAGAAGGAAGTTCCTGTCCTGGTGATGATCCACGGCAAGCCCGAAAACATCGCATCCGGAAAGACCGAGCAGACGGATGCGGGCCGAAAGAAGCTCAAAGAGTTCATCGGAGAGGCTCAGCACAAGCGCATTCGAAAAGATTGGGAGACGCTTGGTGACCTGAAGCTGGCAGTCAGGGAAGCTCTCGATCACGCAAAGAGAGCAAAGCCCAGGACGGGATGGGTCCGTGGTGACACCATTGCAAGCTTCACCGCCCTCGAAGAGCTCAATGAGGTCCGAAAGGAAAACGAAAAATTCAAGGAGGCTCTGGGCAATCTAGCCGTGGATATTCCCCTGCCCCAGATCCCTGCGATCAGCGACATGACGGTGTTGAACCTGATCCCGCTGACATTGAAGTACCGGTCCGGTGAGACGCGGGAGGGGAGCTCGGCAAAAATTCAAGGATCGTGGATATCCTTCTTTCCTTTGTTCTTCTCAAACCTCGTGGTCCAGACGGGTGATTGGAACGGGGAATACTACTGGCATATCGAACACGAAAAGTCCTGCGTTGCTATCGGATCCTCCATTGCAGGAGAACTGTCGTGGGCGGACACGACGAACCTTTTCACGATCTCCCGGGGAACTTTGGATAGGTTGATCGCCTATTACACCGAAGCTGGGCTGATGGTTTCCACTACAGATGGCCAGCGTGCGTTCACCGAAGCCGCGCAACGCGTCGCCAGGAGGCACCACATCGTCGATAAAGCAGCTTCTTTTAGCGTAATTGAAGGCGAGATATCAGTGAACACTATTCCTGCCTACAATCCCGACATCGAGAAGGACATCCCCTTCTAG
- a CDS encoding HlyD family type I secretion periplasmic adaptor subunit: protein MKSSQAPLAERAIRHLTLFALAAIVLLVGVLGGLAATIRLQGAVIAAGTLVVDSYVKPVQHQKGGTVGEVFVKNGDLVEAGQILVHLDDTQTRASLAIVSKRLKELAARTARLTAERDGREAISFPETLLAQYEDSEIDATLDGEQRLFNDRRSSARGRKAQLAERVRQLSKEAEGLTAQQQGKQAAISIINKELASLQPLLDQGIIPATRVYALQREAADLSGELGNLVASEAQTKGRIAETELQIIQVDDDQRTEVSDQLRQAESEIGEYSERLIAAEDELRHIDIRSPQAGIVHELAVHAPGAVMTPGEAIMQIVPINDALTPELRLAPQDIDQVAVGQDVTLRFSAFSQRTTPELNGRVTKIAADLIVDQRTGQGYYRLRVSIPVAEWARLDNLTPVAGMPVEAFVQTGERTALAYLTKPLADQVVRAFREE, encoded by the coding sequence ATGAAATCCAGCCAGGCACCATTGGCAGAACGAGCCATCCGCCATCTGACGCTATTTGCTCTCGCAGCGATCGTCCTGTTGGTCGGAGTCCTTGGCGGCCTTGCAGCGACCATCCGGCTCCAGGGGGCCGTCATCGCCGCCGGGACGCTAGTGGTCGACAGCTACGTGAAGCCCGTTCAGCATCAGAAGGGTGGTACTGTTGGTGAGGTATTCGTCAAAAATGGCGACCTCGTCGAAGCCGGCCAGATACTCGTACATCTCGATGACACGCAGACGCGTGCCAGTCTGGCGATCGTCTCGAAGCGGCTGAAAGAGCTGGCCGCGCGAACGGCGCGCCTGACGGCCGAACGGGACGGAAGAGAGGCCATTTCCTTCCCAGAGACGCTCCTCGCACAGTATGAAGATTCGGAGATTGATGCGACGCTCGATGGCGAACAGCGCCTGTTCAATGATCGACGGTCATCGGCGAGGGGACGTAAGGCGCAGCTCGCCGAACGCGTTCGTCAACTCTCGAAGGAGGCGGAGGGGCTGACCGCGCAGCAGCAAGGCAAACAGGCGGCGATCTCCATCATCAACAAGGAACTCGCGAGCTTGCAGCCGCTGCTCGATCAGGGGATCATACCGGCGACCCGTGTCTATGCGTTGCAGCGAGAAGCTGCCGACCTCTCCGGAGAGCTTGGAAATCTCGTTGCGTCCGAGGCGCAGACAAAGGGAAGAATAGCCGAAACCGAGCTGCAGATCATTCAGGTTGATGATGACCAAAGAACTGAGGTATCGGACCAACTGCGCCAGGCGGAAAGCGAGATTGGAGAATATTCCGAGCGGCTCATTGCAGCCGAGGATGAGTTGCGGCATATCGATATTCGATCGCCACAGGCTGGAATAGTCCACGAACTAGCCGTTCATGCGCCGGGCGCCGTCATGACACCAGGCGAAGCGATCATGCAGATCGTGCCCATCAACGATGCCCTGACGCCGGAGCTTCGGCTTGCGCCTCAGGACATTGATCAGGTTGCAGTTGGGCAGGATGTGACACTCCGCTTTTCCGCGTTCAGCCAGCGAACCACTCCGGAATTAAACGGCCGAGTGACCAAGATTGCAGCAGACTTGATTGTCGATCAACGGACCGGCCAAGGTTATTATCGCCTCAGAGTTTCCATTCCCGTCGCTGAATGGGCGCGTCTTGATAATCTGACGCCTGTGGCCGGCATGCCAGTCGAAGCGTTCGTTCAGACTGGCGAGAGGACCGCACTCGCTTATCTTACGAAGCCTCTGGCCGATCAGGTCGTTCGGGCATTTAGAGAGGAATGA
- a CDS encoding type I secretion system permease/ATPase produces the protein MSTGTSKPPQVFLVAVLFSLKRAVLGIGATSAIVNILALTGSFFMLQVYDRVIPGRSIPTLAGLAIIAATLYAFQGLLELVRSMLLVRIGLSVDERFGETVHSSLVLLPSRMQVSGDGLQSVRDMDTVRGFLSGPGPTALFDIPWMPFYLGLCFFFHVWIGWTALAGALMLVGLTILAEQKSREPAKEAAKIASERTALAEATHRNSEAVLAMGFGHHLGRKWHEINHRYLSNHLRSSNVIGTLGTLSKILRMMLQSAVLAVGAVLVIRQEASGGIMIASSILVSRALAPVELAIGQWKGFAAARNSWSRLLQLSQLMPSSEREVSLPAPTVGLKVENLHLAAPGSKNPILRGISFELRAGDAVGVIGPSASGKSSLARSLVGIWQPLAGAVRLDGAMLSQWDPVALGEHIGYLPQDVSLFGGSIAENIARFDPEASSEKIIAAAKAAGVYDMIVQFPDGFDTKIGEQGSTLSGGQRQRIALARALYGNPFLVVLDEPNSNLDAEGEAALTRAVSGIRARGGIAIVIAHRPSALAGVDLVLILANGQAQAFGPKDEVLKKVTAPPVAAPTPVRLMVSGEGVAQ, from the coding sequence TTGTCGACGGGCACTTCAAAGCCGCCACAGGTGTTTCTTGTGGCGGTGCTTTTTTCACTGAAGAGAGCCGTTCTCGGCATCGGGGCGACGAGCGCCATCGTCAACATCCTGGCGCTGACGGGCTCATTCTTCATGTTGCAGGTCTACGACCGCGTCATTCCGGGTCGAAGTATTCCCACCTTGGCTGGCCTCGCCATCATCGCGGCCACGTTGTACGCCTTTCAAGGTCTCCTAGAACTCGTTCGCTCGATGCTCCTGGTTCGTATCGGCCTCTCCGTCGATGAGCGCTTCGGAGAAACAGTTCACAGTTCTCTGGTGCTGCTTCCGTCGCGCATGCAGGTTTCCGGTGACGGGCTGCAGTCGGTGCGCGACATGGATACGGTACGAGGTTTCCTGTCAGGTCCTGGACCAACGGCTTTGTTCGATATTCCCTGGATGCCGTTCTATCTGGGTCTTTGCTTTTTCTTCCACGTCTGGATCGGATGGACTGCTCTCGCCGGCGCCCTGATGCTCGTCGGCCTCACGATCCTGGCGGAACAGAAATCCCGCGAGCCTGCGAAGGAGGCCGCGAAAATCGCATCCGAACGAACTGCCCTTGCAGAAGCGACGCACCGAAATTCCGAAGCTGTTCTGGCGATGGGTTTCGGCCATCACCTTGGCCGGAAATGGCATGAAATCAATCATCGTTATCTTAGCAATCATCTGCGCTCATCGAACGTGATCGGCACACTCGGCACACTTTCGAAGATCCTTCGAATGATGCTGCAGTCTGCGGTGCTGGCCGTAGGCGCAGTGCTCGTGATCCGTCAAGAAGCATCCGGCGGGATCATGATAGCGAGTTCCATCCTCGTCAGTCGTGCGCTGGCCCCCGTTGAACTGGCGATAGGCCAATGGAAGGGATTTGCTGCGGCACGAAATAGCTGGTCTCGCCTGCTGCAGCTCTCGCAACTCATGCCGAGTAGCGAGCGCGAAGTATCTCTGCCTGCTCCGACGGTGGGGCTGAAAGTCGAGAACCTGCACCTTGCCGCACCCGGCTCAAAGAACCCAATTTTGCGGGGCATCTCCTTCGAGCTACGAGCCGGTGACGCGGTCGGCGTCATCGGTCCCAGCGCCTCGGGAAAATCATCACTTGCTCGGAGCCTCGTCGGCATATGGCAGCCGCTTGCGGGTGCGGTGCGTCTGGACGGCGCGATGCTGTCGCAATGGGACCCAGTGGCACTTGGCGAGCACATCGGATATCTGCCCCAGGACGTTTCCCTCTTTGGCGGATCGATTGCAGAAAACATAGCCCGCTTCGATCCTGAAGCATCATCCGAAAAGATCATCGCGGCGGCAAAGGCCGCGGGCGTCTATGACATGATCGTTCAATTTCCCGATGGATTCGACACGAAAATCGGAGAGCAAGGATCCACGCTTTCGGGCGGCCAGCGTCAGCGCATTGCCCTGGCGAGGGCCTTATACGGCAATCCTTTTCTTGTCGTTCTCGATGAGCCCAATTCCAACCTCGATGCGGAAGGGGAGGCAGCACTGACGAGGGCCGTCAGCGGTATCCGGGCACGTGGCGGCATCGCAATAGTCATCGCCCATCGTCCGAGCGCGCTTGCGGGTGTCGATTTGGTTCTCATTCTTGCAAATGGTCAGGCCCAAGCATTCGGCCCTAAGGACGAGGTCTTGAAAAAGGTAACGGCACCGCCCGTGGCAGCACCTACACCCGTCCGGCTGATGGTGTCAGGCGAGGGGGTGGCGCAATGA